In Novipirellula caenicola, the genomic stretch GACCCTTAGGTAGGGTAGTGAGCACTTCGCAACCAGTTTCCGTCACCAGTACATCATCTTCGATGCGAATGCCAAATTCGTTACCGATATACACTCCAGGCTCAACGGTGACAATCATACCCGCAGCGAGTTCATCTTCACAATTCGACGACATCCGCGGAGATTCGTGGATTTGCAGCCCAATTCCGTGCCCCAAACCGTGGTTAAACTTGTCTCCCAGCCCCGCTTTGCCGATCACGCCGCGAGCGATTTTATCGATTTCTTTGCCTTCGACTCCCGGTTTGATCGCGTCAATCGCCGCCATTTGAGCCTCTAACACGACTTCGTACGCCCGCTCAAACTCGCTAGAAACGTTGCCAACGGACAAGGTCCGCGTGATATCGCTGGCGTATCCCCGGTATTTTGCCCCCCAATCGATCAGCACCACGCCGTTCGTCGGCATAAAAATTTCCGCGGGATGATAGTGCGGCAAGGCGGCGGCGGCGTTAAACCCGACAATCGGCTTGAAACTTGCCGATTCAGCCCCCAAAAATCGCATTTTCGCTTCCAATTCATGTGCAATCGCCCGCTCAGTCCATTTCGGCGACAACATTGGCACGAGCGACTGAAAACTTCGCTGGGCGATCGAAACGGCCCCCCGAGTGGTCGCAATCTCGTCTTCGTCCTTGATCATTCGTTGGCGCTCGACGACCCCGGTGGTCTCGATCCACGAAACATCGGGACATTGGTCACTCATTTTGCGATAATCGCTTAGCGAGATCACGGCCGACTCGATTCCGACCCGCTCGTACCCCGAATCGCCTAGCACTTGTTTGACCAAATCCATCATCAATTGACTCGGCGGGCGGATCGCAGCCGAAACCGACGGACATTCGTTGGCCAATTGGATTTCGTAGCGACCATCGCTGAGCATCGTCGCTCGATCCGGCCCGACCAACAAATAGGAGCTGTCGCCGGTAAACCCGGTCAAATAACGAACGTTGATTTCGTCGGTCACCAACATCGCGTCGATTTCCAGCGAAGCGAGCGATTGGCGAAGTGCGTCGAGCCGTTGAGTCATGATTTAATCGTGGTGGACGTGGGCTTTGGGATCGTAATCGTGGTGTTCTTGATTCACGTGAACGTGAATCTGAGGGTAGTTTGTGTACAGCCACCGCCATCCCGATTCGGTTACCAACGAATTGTCCAAATACAAGGACTCGAGATAGGGAAGCGAGGCGAGCGATTTCAGTCCGTCGTTGGTCACGGGGACGTCGATTAAATGCACGCCACGGAGCGATTGGATTGACGCGATTTCGCGAGTCACTTCGTTGCCAAGCTTCGGCGAGGCAATCCGCAGCTGTCGCAGTTCGGGGATCGCCTTTAACAACTGAACTCCCTTTGCGGTGCACTCGGCATGAGGCAGGTTGACATACCATAGCGAACTGCACTTGGCCAACGTCGCCATCCCGGCATCGGTAATCGGCGAATATCGCAGCCGGACCAACTGCAAATTCGGTAGCGTTGGCAAGTGGGCGATGCCTTCGTCGGTAACGCGTCCTTGATCGACAATCAGCGTTTCAACCGCTTCAAGATCCTTGACCTGCAGCAGCATCGAATCGGTGATTTCGAAATCGTCGATCTCCAGCGCCGTCGCCTTGCCTTGGACCAACGGTTCGTGAATCTGGTCAAACTTTTCCTGCGGCGATGGCTCGACGTGCTGGGACTGGGCCGAGGTCGGGTTCGATTGGGTCCAGCGATATCCGGCATAGGCAATTGCGACAACCAGAATCGTCACGCCGATCGCCCATCGTTGGCCACGAAATTTCGCCGAAGCCTCCGCAGCGTCGCCCGACCCCGAATCGAGGTTCGCAGCGTCCTTCGCGGTGCCATCGACCGCGGCGTTTCGCGGGTCGGATTCGTCTGTAGATTCTTGTGCCATGCCCACGATCTTAGCGGCGCGATCTTGGTTCGAGTAGGTCTATCGTTATCGAGGTGGACGGCCCCTCCGGACACTTCCCATGACAAGCCATTTTTCTTGTGGCCCGTTTTCGGTGGAATCCTTTTTCCCGTGGTGGCCGCTACTGTAGTGGCCCCCGCACGATGGGGTTGCAATCAGGGCCGGCCGTTTTGGGGTCCCAAAGGTGGCGGCACGGCGATGGCGGTTGGAGTACGCAGCGTGCCGTCAGTGTTGCGGTAACAAAAAGTCTGCGAAGGAATCGCTGACGACCGGGTGTTACAACCTCGGATGGATCTTCTGAAGTTGCGTTATTGTCGTTTTTCCCGAAAAATCGTAACCCGACGCGCAACCTTAGAAGATACACCTGTATCGTGGCATCGGGGTTTCGCCGAAGCAAAACCCCGATGCACACAGAAGTTTCATCGCCGAGCGGCTCAGCGAGACGATTGACCCAGTAACCGTCGCCCCAAGCTTTGGATGCTCAAACCATCCGAAGATGGCGTTTGAACGAATCCCGCAATACGTCCAACTACGATGAAACTTCTTGATATTCGTTTAGCCCCGCGGCTGCTTTCTGCAACCGTGGGTGTGGGATTAACACCTAGCCGAAACCGCTGTCAACGGCGATTCGTGATTCGAGAAAACTTTTTCAGTTTCACGGTTCCGAGCCGACTCCTTTTGGCGGTCCATTCTCGGCAGCGTTTGATCGCAAATTCCGCCTAAAAACGCCCCCAGGCTGCACCACGTCGTCGCGACGGTTGCAGCCTGGGTTGACCGCATTTTTGTTAGCGAAGCTCACTCTGGACCGACAAGTCGGCTTCCACCACCACTTCGGCGACCTGTACCGATGCTTCGGCGGCAGCCACCGCTCCGGCTCGAACCATCAACGCTTCGCCAACCGACTCGGGGACCGGCTGGACCGCGGGCACAGGCCAGACACCAGCAATCAACTCGACCGCGTGATGAGCCACTTGGTGGCTGGAGGTGGCAACGCGATGGAACCGCGAACCGAGCATCCGGCCCAATCGTCGAGCGGCACCGCGGCGAAGATGACGAGCCACCCTTGGCGTCACCGTGTCCACATTCCAAATCAACTCGTCCAACAAGCAATCCGCCGACGCTTGCACAAGAATCGGATCCACGTCCGCAACCGTTTCGGCGTCCGCAACCTGCTCCGCGTCCGCAACCTGCTCCGCATTGGCAACCGGTTCGCTGTCCGCAACCAGTTCGTCGTCGGCCACCAGTTCCGCGTCGTCAATCTCAGCTGGCTCGCTCTGGACAATCGCCTCGACCAACGCTTCGACATCGACCACGGCTTCGACCTCGTCGACAGCCACTTCGTCCGCCGTTTCGGCCTCATCCATCGCGACTTTATCAGCAACGACGGCCTCGTCGACGGATGCCTCGTCGACGGATGCAACTTCGGCTACCGCTTCGACGTCGGCTACCGCTTCGACCTCAGCAACTGCGTCCAACTCCGCAACCGCTTCCGCTTCGACTTCGGCGGTCGACCACATCTCTGGTTTTTCGACGTGATTGTTGCGGTCTAAGATACAGTAGGGTTTGTAGACGAGTGGATAGAAGTTCCAAACTTGGATATCGGCGGCCGCCAAATCATACGGCATGTAGGCTTCTTCGATCGTGGCAATGATCGCCGAAGAACCGATCGTCGCATCCGCAGAAGTTGCGTCCGCTGCGATCGCATCTAGCTCGACCTCAGCCTCAAATTCATCCGCTTCCGCTACCGCTTTGACATCCGCTACCGCTTCGACTTGCTCTTCGGCCACCTCGACGTCCGCCGGCTCCGCCTCGGCCAGCAACTCGGCTTCGGCCACTGCCGCATCGGCCACTGCCGCATTGGACTCTTTCAATTCAGCCTCATCCGCGTCGACCGGCTCCGCTTGAGCCAACTCCACGTCGGCGATTTCGTCCACGTCGACTTCCGCTGGCTCTACTGCGGTGATGTCGGCCGCAATTGGTTCGCTGGCGGCGGGAGCTTCGGCGACGAGCACTTCCGCGGCGGGAGCTTCAGCAACTAGCGCGTCATCCGTTGGGGCTTCGGCGGCGGGTTCGGAAGCCGCGGGCTTCTCGACCGCAGAACCGATCGATGCTTCGCTCTTGGGAGGGGGGGTCGCCATGACATAGCTACTGCTGAGCAAGTCTTCGGCTTCGTGACCGGGAGCGGAAACATCGATCGGTTCTTCGTCAGCGAGTGATTCCAAATCGCTGCGTTCCTCATCGGCAGTTGCAAGATCGCCAGCACCGAGATTGTCGGGGGTGTCCACAATCGGTGCTGGCAAGATTCCTTCGTAATAAGAAACCTCTTCCGCTTCCGCCTCATCATCGCTAGACGCCACGGCGTCATGCGTGCTGCTACTCTTTTCCGCCATCTGCTGAAGCCGCGAGATTTCCTCGAGCGAGCTTTGAGCAAAAGGGGCGACCATCGCAAACGGTTCGATCATCTGTTGGATCGAAACGCGACTGCGACGACTGACGCTTTCCGCAACGGCATACAAGGCATCCAGGACCGCACTCGACTCAGGTGCGTTCGCCTGGTCCAACTCGTCTGCCTCTAATTCTTCACAAGCTTCGGTCACAACCGAACCTTTCTTGATCTCCTTTATTTCTTGCGAAGTTGCGGAAAGCGCCGCGATTGCCAGCGGACCCGAATCGTGAGTCCCCCATCCGCACCACTGATCAAATCCATCTACCGTCGAATCAAGCGGTGCGACATCCGTCTTGGGATCAAAGTTGACGTCCACTGCATAGCTCGCACCGGAGCCAGCGACCGTGATACCGGCAATGAAACAAGACAATAGGAAGCGGCGAACACGCTGAGTTAAACAAATTTTCATGGATAAATCCTCCTGATAAAATTCTGCATACCTCGCAATGTCTCCGACAAGGGACATGGCCGGGACTCTAAACAAAGAGCCAACGAGGTACACAGAGTGCGTCGCTAGCGAGGGCGACTCTATGCGGATGGGTCTGGCGGGAAATAAAATTCCGAAGACATTGGGGCTCGCCATGAGCCAGCGGGAATCAAACCAGAGGTTGATAATCTTGCGGAACAATAAGCGTATCGGCGACTTTTCGGGCTACGGTTACTCTAGCGGCCACGAAAACGATAACGATGCCATGCGACCGTTCCGGTCGTAACGGCTGGGAAGAGCCAGGACCATGTGGCGGATTTCCGCACAAGTCCCGCTGTCCATCCAAGCCCGCATTTCAATGCGAAAAGCGACCGCCTTCGTCCCTCAAATCAATCATTGGCGACGGATCCGCAAGGCCGCAGTTTGCGACAATTCGATCTTCGCCCCCGGTTATTCAATTACCGATGTAGCTATTTGATCTACAGTGATTCGTTTGATGCGATTCCCGATCCCGTCCGAGTGCGTGCTCTAAAACGACCGGGAACGATCGTCTTTTACCTACGGGGCATCTTTCCCGTGAAAAAACGCTGAGCCAGGAATTTCAGACATCGGGATATCCCCGTATTGCCAGCGTACGTTTAACATTCGTCTGCCGCGGCCTTGAAAATAGTCAAGCCGAAACGGCACGAGTCCCGCCTGCAAACGGAGCACACACGATTCCTCGAGTGCCGGATGATCGCCATCGTTGACGATTCGATCGCGTCCGCCGATCATCAACCGGCTGCCGTCATCCGAAGCAAGATTGAATGTGTAGACACCGCTCGTGGGTACATTCAAAAAACCATCAAAGCGGACCGCAAAGTATTCGTCGCGTGGTTTGACCGCTTCGACATCCAGCCCCATGGCGACGCTCGATTTCGGCTCG encodes the following:
- a CDS encoding Xaa-Pro peptidase family protein — translated: MTQRLDALRQSLASLEIDAMLVTDEINVRYLTGFTGDSSYLLVGPDRATMLSDGRYEIQLANECPSVSAAIRPPSQLMMDLVKQVLGDSGYERVGIESAVISLSDYRKMSDQCPDVSWIETTGVVERQRMIKDEDEIATTRGAVSIAQRSFQSLVPMLSPKWTERAIAHELEAKMRFLGAESASFKPIVGFNAAAALPHYHPAEIFMPTNGVVLIDWGAKYRGYASDITRTLSVGNVSSEFERAYEVVLEAQMAAIDAIKPGVEGKEIDKIARGVIGKAGLGDKFNHGLGHGIGLQIHESPRMSSNCEDELAAGMIVTVEPGVYIGNEFGIRIEDDVLVTETGCEVLTTLPKGLDDCRLVL